Within Protaetiibacter intestinalis, the genomic segment GCTCACCGCCACGATGGTGGGCTTCGCGCTCGGCCAGCTGTTCGTCGGCCCGCTCTCCGACCAGATCGGCCGCCGCAGCCCGCTGCTCGTCGCCACCGGCGTGCACATCCTCGCCTGCCTCGGCGCGGCGCTCGCGCCCGACCTGCTGTGGCTCGGTATCGCGCGCATCTTCCAGGGGGTGGGGGCCGCGGCCGGCGGCGTCGTCGCGATGGCGATGGTGCGCGACCTGTTCGGCGGCTACCCGCTCGTGCGGATGCTGAGCCGCCTCGCGCTCGTCTCGGGCCTCGCGCCCGTCATCGCGCCGGTCATCGGATCGCAGCTGCTGCTCGCGGTCGACTGGCGCGGGCTCTTCGTCTTCCTCGCGGCGCTCGGCTGCCTCGTGCTGGTCGCGAACGCGATCTTCCTGCGCGAGACGCTGCCCGAGGCGGCCCGCCACGTGCGCGGCCACTCGACCGTCGGCCAGCGCTACGGCGCCCTGTTCCGCGACCGCATCTACGTGGGCGCGGTCATCATCGCGGGCGCCAACTTCTCGGCGCTGTTCGCCTACCTCTCGAGCTCGTCGTTCCTCTTCCAGGACGTCTACTCGCTCTCCCCGCAGGAGTACGGCCTCCTGTTCGGCGTCAACTCGCTCGCGGTGATCGCGGGCGTGCAGGGCTCCTCGCGCCTGCAGAAGAACGTCGGCCCGCAGTGGATCGTCGCGGGTGCCACGGTGCTGCAGCTCGTCTCGGCGGCGACGATCGTCGTGCTCGACCTCTCGGGCGCGGGCTTCTTCGGCATCGCCGTGCCGCTGTGGTTCTTCATCCTCGGATGCGGCTTCAACTTCCCGGCGATCTCGGCCCTCGCGCTCGTGCGCCACGGGCACGAGGCGGGCACCGCGGCATCCGTGCTGGGGGCGGCGAACTTCGGCGTCGCGGGCATCGTGTCGCCCATCGTCGGCCTGTTCACGATCCAGAACGCGGTGCCGATGGCGGGCGTGATGGTCGTGGCGGTGCTCGTGGCGATCGTCGCCCTGTGGACGGTCGTCCGTCCGCGCACCGTGCCCCCGCTCGAGGCATGATTCGCGCCTACCCCCCCGGATGGGGGCCATCGGTATACGGTGTGCGCATGAGCGACGCGAGCCTGGGGCGCCGACCCTACGTGGTCGGCGCGCTCGTGGCGGTGCTGCTCGTGGCGGGCCTCGGCATGGTGCTCGCGCTGCGCGGCAAGGAGCCCGCCTTCGACCTCGCCTGGATGGCCGAGATCGTCGCCCACCGCGGCACCGGATGGGAGCTCGTCTCGCGCGTGTTCGACGTGCTCGGCGGGGGCTGGTTCGCGATCCTCGTGGTGCCGATCGGCGTCGCCGTGGCGTTCGTGTTCGCCCACCGGCCCTGGTCGGCGCTCGCCTTCGTGCTCGCCTCCGCGGTGGCCGCCCTCGGATGCCAGCTGCTCAAGGTCGCCTTCGGTCGGGCCCGACCGGAGGAGATCCTGCTGCCCCTCGACAACGGGTCCTTCCCCTCCGGCCATGTGACCAACGCCGCGGTCATCGCCGTGACGCTCGGCCTGCTGCTGCACCGCGCGTGGGTGTGGGTCGCGGGCGTCGTCTACGTGATCGCGATGGCGCTCAGCCGCACCTACCTGGGCGCCCACTGGCTGAGCGACACCCTCGGCGGCGCGCTCCTCGGCGCCGCGGTCGCGGTGCTCGTGTACTGCCTGCTGCTGCCGAAGCTGCGCCGCGAGCCCCTCGCACGCTGAGACGCTCCTCCCGACGGCGCGTTCGCCGCCGGGAGGAGCGTCCGTGGCTCGGACGGTCAGTTGCCGTTCGTGCTCCAGTGCCACGGCTCCGGCGCGTAGTTCTTGAACCCGTAGCTGGCCGCGTTCTTCTTGAGCCACGCGAAGTCGCTGTCCGTGAGGCTCTTGCCGTCGGAGTTGAGGTCGAGGGCGAGGCCGCGCTCGTGCATCGAGTTGCCGGGGATCGCGGTGTGCGGCGAGCACTGGCTCGACGGCATCTGGTAGATCGCGTAGTAGCTGGTGCCGCAGTTCTGGCGACGCAGGGACACCTGCTGCTCGTAGGAGCGGTACGACCATCCGCCGAGCGTGTGGCCCGCGTTGTCGGCGGCGGTGAGCAGCTTCTTGGCGTTGGTGGCGAGGCACTTGTGCACGCGGAAGGTGTAGCCCGCGACGGTGATGGTGGTCGTGTCGCTCTGCGGCGCGGGGCCGGTCACGCTCGAGCAGTTCGTCGGGGTGGGCGGCGTGCTGCTGGTCGACCCGCCGGCGAGGTACTGCCACGTCTGCGGCCCGACGATGCCGTCGACCGTGATGCCCTTCGACTGCTGGAAGCCGCGGACCGCGGATGCCGTGAGCGGGCCGAACGAGCCGTCGACGGTGAGGCCGTAGCCGTACTTGTTGAGGAGGGTCTGCACGGCCTTGACGTCGTTGCCGTCGTCGCCCTGACGCACGGTCACGGCCGTCAGCTTCGCCCAGGTCTTGGGCCCGACGATGCCGTCGGCGCTGAGCGACTTCGCCTTCTGGAAGGCGACCGTCTTGGCCTTGGTGGCCGGCCCGAACTGGCCGTCGACGTCGGTCGCGTAGCCGCGGGCGGTCAGCAGGAGCTGCACCGCCTTCACGTTGGTTCCGCTCTGGCCATGGCTGACCGTGGGCCAGGCGGGCGCGGCGGCGAGCGCCGGCGCTGCGGGAAGGGCGATGAGCATGACGGCGGCGATGAGCGCCGCGGCGATTCTCTTCATTGCTGCTCCTTGGGGGAGATCGGGGGGAGGAGTGGTGGCGCGAGGCTCGCGTCGGGCCGAAGGTATTCGCGCCGCGGCGAAGCGGGGAAGGGGGAGCGGTGCCCATTGCCGCGCGCTAGCCTCGGGGCATGAGAATCCTCCTGGTGGGCGCGGGTGGCGTGGGCGACGCGATCGCCAAGATCGCCGCACGCCGCGACTTCTTCGAGACGATCGTCGTGAGCGACTACGACGTCGCCCGTGCCGAGCGCACGATCGCGTGGATCGAGGCGAAGCACGGCCCGCAGGGCGAGCGGTTCGTCGCGGCCCGGATCGACGCATCCGACCCCGAGAACGTGGCCGCTGTCGCGCGCGAGCACGGCGCGACGCACGTCATGAACGCGGTCGAGCCGAAGTTCGTGCCGACCATCTTCGCGGGGGCGCTCGCGGCGGGTGCCGACTACCTCGACATGGCCATGAGCCTCTCGGAGCCCGACCCCGACAACCCCTACAGCGAGACGGGCGTCAAGCTCGGCGACGACCAGTTCGCGCAGGCGTCCGACTGGGAGCAGGCGGGCCGCCTCGCGCTCGTCGGCATGGGCGTCGAACCCGGGCTCTCGGATGTGTTCGCCCGCTACGCCGCCGACGAGCTGTTCAGCGAGATCGACGAGCTCGGCACGCGCGACGGCGCCAACCTCGTCGTGCGCGACGAGGCGGGCAACGAGATCTTCGCCCCCTCGTTCTCGATCTGGACCACGATCGAGGAGTGCCTCAACCCGCCCGTGATCTGGGAGAAGGACCGCGGCTGGTACACGACGCCGCCGTTCTCGGAGCCCGAGGTGTTCGAGTTCCCCGAGGGCATCGGTGCGGTCGAGTGCGTCAACGTCGAGCACGAGGAGGTGCTCCTCATGCCGCGCTGGGTGGACGCGAAGCGCGTCACCTTCAAGTACGGCCTGGGCGACGAGTTCATCGGTGTGCTGAAGACCCTGAACCTGCTCGGCCTCGACAAGACGACGCCCCTGCGCGTGCGCAGCGCGAACGGCCCCGTCGAGGTGGCGCCCCGCGACGTGGTCGCCGCGGCCCTGCCCGACCCCGCCACGATCGGGCCCCGCATGACGGGCAAGACCTGCGCGGGGCTCTGGGTCACCGGCACGGGCACCGACGGCTCCCCGCGCGAGGTGTACCTCTACCACGTCTCCGACAACGAGTGGACGATGGCCGAGTACGAGAGCCAGTGCGTCGTGTGGCAGACCGCCCTCAACCCGGTCATCGCGCTCGAACTGCTCGCGACCGGCGTGTGGTCGGGCACGGGCGTGCTCGGCCCCGAGGCGTTCCCCGCCACCCCGTTCCTCGAGCTCATGGCGAAGCCTGCGGCCGAGGGCGGCTACGGCCAGAGCTGGGGCCTCGACGATCGCACGGCCCGCTGAGCCGGCCGTGCAGAACCAGGGGTTGCGCCGCTACCGCGCCGACGACCTGCACCGCCTGCGCGAGATCTGCGTGCTCACCGGTGCCGCCGGCGGGGATGCGACGGGCCGCTGGTCGACCGATGAGCTGCTGCCCGACCTGTTCCTCGAGCCGTACGTGACCTTCGCGCCCGAGTGGGCGTGGGTCGTGGACGAGGGCGACGGTCCGCTCGGCTACCTCGTGGCGGTGCCGCGCACGCGGCGGTTCGTGACGTGGTGGCGTGAGGACTGGGGCCCGTGGTTCGCAGAGCGCTATCCGGCTCCCGACGAGCCCTACTCGGCGGAGGAGGAGCTCGTCCGGCGCGGCTACGACCCGACGGTGCTGCTCGTGCCGGAGCTCGACGAGTACCCCGCCCACCTGCACATCGACGTGCTGCCGGAGGGGCAGGGCAAGGGCTACGGCCGCGCCCTCATCGAGAACCTGCTCATCCCCTCGCTCGCCCGCGCCGGCATCCCGGGCGTGCACCTCACCATGGACCCCGCCAACACGACCGCCCGCGGCTTCTACGCCGCCGTCGGCTTCGCCGAGCTGCCCTCCTCGACCCCCGAGAGCCCGGTGCTCGGCCGCTGGATCCCGCCGCTGCCATGACGTCCCCATCCGGACTCACCGCCGCCGAGGTCGCCGAGCGGCGCGCCGACGGACGCGGCAACGACTACCGCGCCGACACGAGCCGCAGCATCGGCAGCATCGTCCGGTCCAACGTCTTCACGCTCTTCAACGGCATCGTCGGCGGCTGCTTCCTGCTGCTGCTGATCCTCGGCCGCTGGCAGGACGCCCTGTTCGGGCTCGCCGCCATCTCGAACGCGATCATCGGATGCTGGCAGGAGTTCCGCGCGAAGGCCGCCCTCGACCGCCTCGCGCTGCTCAACGCCCCACGGGCCCGCGTGCGGCGCGACGGCGCCGAGCAGGAGCTCGCCCCGGCCGAGATCGTGCAGGACGACGTGCTCGTGCTGCGCGCCGGCGACCAGGTGCCGGCGGATGCCGAGGTGCTGGACGCCCGCGGGCTGCAGATCGACGAGTCGATGCTGACCGGCGAATCCGACCCGATCGACAAAGCCCCCGGCGACGAGGCGCTCTCCGGCTCGGTCGTCGTCGCGGGGGAGGGCGAGGCGCGCGTGACGCGGGTCGGCGCCGACTCCTACGCCAACCGCTTCGCGAACGAGGCGAAGCGCTTCTCGCTCGTCGCGAGCGAGCTGCGCAGCTCCGTCGACCGGGTGCTCGGCTGGGTGGCGTGGGGCATCGGCCCGATCGGCCTGCTCGTGCTCAACGCCCAGATGCAGGTGGCGGGCGGCTGGGTCGACGCCTGGCGCACCGGCGGCTGGGTGCAGGCGGCCGTCAACACGATCGCCTCCGTCACCGCGATGGTGCCGCTCGGGCTCGTGCTCATGACCTCGATCGCCTTCGCCGTCGGCGCCGCCCGGCTCGCGAGCCGCAAGGTGCTCGTCAACGAGCTGCCCGCCGTGGAGGGCCTCGCCCGCGTCGACGTCATCTGCCTCGACAAGACCGGCACCCTCACGGGCGGCGAGATCGCCTTCGACGCCGCGCACCCGCTCGAGCCGGTCGACGGGTGGGAGCGCGTGCTCGCCTGGTACGGGGCCGACCCCGCCGCCAACGCGACGGCCCGCTGCCTCGCGGTGCCGTATCCGGATGCCGGTGCCGCGACCGCGGCGGAGCGCATCGGCTTCTCCTCGGCCCGCAAGTGGAGCGCCGTCAGCTTCGCCGCCGGCCCCGGGGAGCCCGCCGGCAGCTGGGTGCTCGGCGCCCCCGAGATGGTGTTCGGCGACGCCGCCGCCGACGCGGGGACCCCGCTCGGGAGCACGGTGACCGAGCTCGCCGAGACCGGCCGGCGCACGCTCGTGCTCGCGCACGCGGCCGAGCCGCTCACGGCATCCGAGGTCGAGGCCGAGGCGCTGCCGCCCGAGCTCACGCCCGTGACGGTGCTGACCTTCCGCGAACGGGTGCGGCCCGACGCCGCGCAGACCCTCGCCTACTTCGCCGAGCAGGGCGTCGCCGTGCGCGTCATCTCGGGCGACAACCCGCGCACCGTCGCCGCCATCGCCCGCGACCTGGGCGTCGACGCGGGCGAGGGCTTCGACGCGCGTCGGCTGCCCGACGACGTCGACGCGCTCGGCGAGGTGCTCGAGCGCAACACCGTCTTCGGCCGGGTCACCCCCGAGCAGAAGAAGCGGATGGTGGTGGCCCTGCAGGCTCGCGGCCACACCGTCGCGATGACGGGCGACGGCGTCAACGACGCGCTCGCCATCAAGACGGCCGACATCGGCATCGCGATGAACACGGGCTCGCCCGCCACCAAGGCGGTCGCCCGGCTCGTGCTGCTCGACGGGCAGTTCTCGCACCTGCCCGACGTGGTCGCCGAGGGGCGCCAGGTGATCGCCAACATCGAGCGCGTCTCGATGCTGTTCCTCACCAAGACCGCCTACGCGACCGCCCTCGCGGTGCTGTTCGGCATCATGATCCTGCCGTTCCCGTTCCTGCCGCGGCAGCTGTCGATCACCGACGGGCTCACGATCGGCATCCCCGCGTTCTTCCTCGCCCTGCTGCCGAACGCCGCCCGCTACGTGCCCGGGTTCCTGCGCCGCTCGCTCAGCTTCGCGATCCCCGCCGGGCTCGTCATCGCCATCGCCCTCGCGAGCTACACGCGCGCCGCGATGGCGATCGGCATCGACGAGGACCAGCTGCGCACCGGCTCGACCATCGTGCTCGCGGTCGTCGGCATCTGGGTGCTCACGGTGCTGTCGCGGCCCATCACGCGCATCAAGACCCTCGTCATCGGCGCGATGTTCATCGCCCTCGTCGTGCTGTTCACCGTGCCGCTCGCGGCCGAGTTCTTCCAGCTCGTCGACCCCGGCGAGGACGCCGCGATCCTCATCGTGGTCGTCATCGCGCTCACGATCGGCGCGCTCGAGATCGTGCGCTTCGTGCACCGCCGCTGGATCGCCGCGAGGCCGTACCGGGCGCGCACCGGGCGGGGTCGCGCCCGCCCGGATCAGGTCGCGGGCACGGACCGGCGCATGTAGCGTCTGCTCGTCGGCAGCCAGAGCGCCACGAGCAGCAGCACCTCGAGCCCGATCGC encodes:
- a CDS encoding peptidoglycan-binding protein codes for the protein MKRIAAALIAAVMLIALPAAPALAAAPAWPTVSHGQSGTNVKAVQLLLTARGYATDVDGQFGPATKAKTVAFQKAKSLSADGIVGPKTWAKLTAVTVRQGDDGNDVKAVQTLLNKYGYGLTVDGSFGPLTASAVRGFQQSKGITVDGIVGPQTWQYLAGGSTSSTPPTPTNCSSVTGPAPQSDTTTITVAGYTFRVHKCLATNAKKLLTAADNAGHTLGGWSYRSYEQQVSLRRQNCGTSYYAIYQMPSSQCSPHTAIPGNSMHERGLALDLNSDGKSLTDSDFAWLKKNAASYGFKNYAPEPWHWSTNGN
- a CDS encoding HAD-IC family P-type ATPase — its product is MTSPSGLTAAEVAERRADGRGNDYRADTSRSIGSIVRSNVFTLFNGIVGGCFLLLLILGRWQDALFGLAAISNAIIGCWQEFRAKAALDRLALLNAPRARVRRDGAEQELAPAEIVQDDVLVLRAGDQVPADAEVLDARGLQIDESMLTGESDPIDKAPGDEALSGSVVVAGEGEARVTRVGADSYANRFANEAKRFSLVASELRSSVDRVLGWVAWGIGPIGLLVLNAQMQVAGGWVDAWRTGGWVQAAVNTIASVTAMVPLGLVLMTSIAFAVGAARLASRKVLVNELPAVEGLARVDVICLDKTGTLTGGEIAFDAAHPLEPVDGWERVLAWYGADPAANATARCLAVPYPDAGAATAAERIGFSSARKWSAVSFAAGPGEPAGSWVLGAPEMVFGDAAADAGTPLGSTVTELAETGRRTLVLAHAAEPLTASEVEAEALPPELTPVTVLTFRERVRPDAAQTLAYFAEQGVAVRVISGDNPRTVAAIARDLGVDAGEGFDARRLPDDVDALGEVLERNTVFGRVTPEQKKRMVVALQARGHTVAMTGDGVNDALAIKTADIGIAMNTGSPATKAVARLVLLDGQFSHLPDVVAEGRQVIANIERVSMLFLTKTAYATALAVLFGIMILPFPFLPRQLSITDGLTIGIPAFFLALLPNAARYVPGFLRRSLSFAIPAGLVIAIALASYTRAAMAIGIDEDQLRTGSTIVLAVVGIWVLTVLSRPITRIKTLVIGAMFIALVVLFTVPLAAEFFQLVDPGEDAAILIVVVIALTIGALEIVRFVHRRWIAARPYRARTGRGRARPDQVAGTDRRM
- a CDS encoding GNAT family N-acetyltransferase is translated as MQNQGLRRYRADDLHRLREICVLTGAAGGDATGRWSTDELLPDLFLEPYVTFAPEWAWVVDEGDGPLGYLVAVPRTRRFVTWWREDWGPWFAERYPAPDEPYSAEEELVRRGYDPTVLLVPELDEYPAHLHIDVLPEGQGKGYGRALIENLLIPSLARAGIPGVHLTMDPANTTARGFYAAVGFAELPSSTPESPVLGRWIPPLP
- a CDS encoding phosphatase PAP2 family protein yields the protein MSDASLGRRPYVVGALVAVLLVAGLGMVLALRGKEPAFDLAWMAEIVAHRGTGWELVSRVFDVLGGGWFAILVVPIGVAVAFVFAHRPWSALAFVLASAVAALGCQLLKVAFGRARPEEILLPLDNGSFPSGHVTNAAVIAVTLGLLLHRAWVWVAGVVYVIAMALSRTYLGAHWLSDTLGGALLGAAVAVLVYCLLLPKLRREPLAR
- a CDS encoding saccharopine dehydrogenase family protein, whose amino-acid sequence is MRILLVGAGGVGDAIAKIAARRDFFETIVVSDYDVARAERTIAWIEAKHGPQGERFVAARIDASDPENVAAVAREHGATHVMNAVEPKFVPTIFAGALAAGADYLDMAMSLSEPDPDNPYSETGVKLGDDQFAQASDWEQAGRLALVGMGVEPGLSDVFARYAADELFSEIDELGTRDGANLVVRDEAGNEIFAPSFSIWTTIEECLNPPVIWEKDRGWYTTPPFSEPEVFEFPEGIGAVECVNVEHEEVLLMPRWVDAKRVTFKYGLGDEFIGVLKTLNLLGLDKTTPLRVRSANGPVEVAPRDVVAAALPDPATIGPRMTGKTCAGLWVTGTGTDGSPREVYLYHVSDNEWTMAEYESQCVVWQTALNPVIALELLATGVWSGTGVLGPEAFPATPFLELMAKPAAEGGYGQSWGLDDRTAR
- a CDS encoding multidrug effflux MFS transporter, translated to MTAVAHPGDALTRAERLTYILVLGALTALGPFTIDLYLPALPTLERELDAPTALVQLTLTATMVGFALGQLFVGPLSDQIGRRSPLLVATGVHILACLGAALAPDLLWLGIARIFQGVGAAAGGVVAMAMVRDLFGGYPLVRMLSRLALVSGLAPVIAPVIGSQLLLAVDWRGLFVFLAALGCLVLVANAIFLRETLPEAARHVRGHSTVGQRYGALFRDRIYVGAVIIAGANFSALFAYLSSSSFLFQDVYSLSPQEYGLLFGVNSLAVIAGVQGSSRLQKNVGPQWIVAGATVLQLVSAATIVVLDLSGAGFFGIAVPLWFFILGCGFNFPAISALALVRHGHEAGTAASVLGAANFGVAGIVSPIVGLFTIQNAVPMAGVMVVAVLVAIVALWTVVRPRTVPPLEA